One Coleofasciculus sp. FACHB-T130 genomic window, AAATAACATCTTTTGATGTTTGTTGTAATTTGTACCGATACTTTCCACCAACTTATTCATTATTTCCTCGCTAGGAGGACGAATTAAATCTCGGATGAAAATAGCACCCTGCGGCTTTATTACTCGTTTCACTTCTTGCAAGAATGGGAGTGGATTGGGTAGGTGGTGAAACAAGCTATTGGAAATTACCATATCAAATTGTCCGTCTTGATAAGGTAACTTCTTGGCATCAACAAATTCCAGAATGATTTGTTTTTGCAACCCAGCTTTTTCTACATTTTCTCTACCAAGTTGCAGCATTGATTCTGCCATATCAATGCCGATAATTTGCCATTCAGGGCGTTGCTGTGCAATTAAGATAGGAATTCGAGCGGTTCCGGTTCCGGCATCTAGAACAGTTGCATTTGTTGCTCCTAGCTCAATTGCCCGTTGAGCAAATGCCCCGTTGATTTCTGTAAAGTCCATCGCGTCATATTCAACAGCTTCTTCCAAACTGTCCATGACTTCGGGTTCTAATACTCTTTGCATGGCTTAATGGCTAAGTAGATGATCTCGTATTTGTCGGATAGTTTGCCGGCTAGATAGAGCAGATGCGGAGGCGCGTTCATGCCATAAGGCTTTAGCCTTCTAGGGATAGTACCCCATCAAAGCGTTGTCCATATT contains:
- a CDS encoding class I SAM-dependent methyltransferase, with the translated sequence MQRVLEPEVMDSLEEAVEYDAMDFTEINGAFAQRAIELGATNATVLDAGTGTARIPILIAQQRPEWQIIGIDMAESMLQLGRENVEKAGLQKQIILEFVDAKKLPYQDGQFDMVISNSLFHHLPNPLPFLQEVKRVIKPQGAIFIRDLIRPPSEEIMNKLVESIGTNYNKHQKMLFHDSLHAAFTLNEVQDFLQQAGLEGVTVYRSSDRHWTAERAWVDPS